A region of Beijerinckia sp. 28-YEA-48 DNA encodes the following proteins:
- a CDS encoding histone deacetylase family protein, with amino-acid sequence MSTLYLTHPSGVGHDMGYGHPEQPKRLVAIEEALAAEKFQSLIREMAPRGASADITRVHPEAYLRAIEEAAPTDGLVQLDGDTAMSPGTWEACMHAVGAACQAVDEVMGNGSIANAFVAMRPPGHHAETTTPMGFCFFNNIAIAARRARAIHGAERVAIMDFDVHHGNGTQEIFWNDPSIMYASTHQMPLYPGTGAKSETGAHDTIVNAPLRAGDDGERFRQAMTDVVLKRIDAFSPDLVMISAGFDAHRKDPLAQLGLIEEDFAWATRQLLDIADRRCKGRLVSVLEGGYNLDALGKSVAAHVSALMERT; translated from the coding sequence TTGAGCACACTCTATCTCACGCATCCCTCCGGCGTCGGCCATGACATGGGCTATGGCCATCCGGAACAGCCTAAACGGCTTGTGGCGATCGAAGAGGCGCTGGCGGCCGAGAAGTTTCAAAGCCTGATCCGCGAGATGGCGCCGCGCGGCGCCAGCGCTGACATCACGCGCGTCCATCCCGAGGCCTATCTGCGCGCTATCGAAGAGGCGGCGCCGACCGATGGGCTGGTGCAGCTCGATGGTGACACCGCCATGAGCCCTGGCACCTGGGAAGCCTGCATGCATGCGGTGGGCGCTGCCTGCCAGGCGGTCGACGAGGTGATGGGCAACGGTTCCATCGCCAATGCGTTCGTCGCCATGCGCCCGCCGGGCCATCACGCCGAAACCACGACGCCGATGGGCTTCTGCTTCTTCAACAATATCGCGATCGCGGCCCGCCGGGCGCGCGCCATCCATGGCGCCGAACGGGTCGCGATCATGGATTTCGATGTCCATCACGGCAACGGCACCCAGGAAATTTTCTGGAACGATCCAAGCATTATGTATGCCTCGACCCATCAGATGCCGCTCTATCCCGGCACTGGGGCGAAGAGCGAAACCGGCGCGCATGACACGATCGTCAACGCGCCGCTGCGGGCGGGCGATGACGGCGAACGCTTTCGCCAGGCGATGACCGATGTGGTGCTGAAGCGGATCGACGCTTTTTCGCCCGACCTGGTCATGATCTCGGCGGGTTTTGATGCCCATCGTAAGGACCCGCTGGCGCAACTTGGTTTGATTGAGGAAGATTTTGCTTGGGCGACCCGACAATTGCTGGATATCGCGGACAGGCGCTGTAAGGGGCGTCTCGTTTCCGTGCTGGAAGGGGGCTATAATCTCGATGCGCTCGGCAAATCGGTCGCCGCGCATGTGTCCGCGTTGATGGAAAGAACCTGA
- a CDS encoding L,D-transpeptidase, whose product MTFKTLIVALVGATLLAGCNYRPVPDPALSAKDTEWMAMIPPFEVGLEQQRYEIQDPTGEAPGTIIVDTKQNFLYFVLPGKRAIRYGVATGAEAYGWTGTAQIKRKAEWPRWMPPADMVARWPHLKPTAAAGGLNGGPDNPLGARALYLYEGGRDTLYRIHGTNEPEKIGTNVSSGCIRMRNIDIVDLYNRTPVGAKVIVR is encoded by the coding sequence ATGACTTTCAAGACTTTAATCGTCGCATTGGTGGGCGCGACTTTGCTCGCGGGTTGCAACTACCGGCCGGTGCCCGATCCGGCACTTTCCGCCAAGGACACCGAATGGATGGCGATGATCCCGCCCTTCGAAGTGGGCCTCGAGCAACAGCGCTACGAAATCCAGGATCCGACCGGCGAAGCGCCCGGCACGATCATCGTCGATACCAAGCAGAACTTTCTCTATTTCGTGCTGCCCGGCAAACGCGCCATCCGTTACGGCGTCGCCACGGGCGCGGAAGCCTATGGCTGGACCGGCACGGCGCAGATCAAGCGCAAAGCCGAGTGGCCGCGCTGGATGCCGCCAGCCGACATGGTGGCCCGCTGGCCGCACCTCAAGCCGACGGCCGCAGCCGGTGGCCTCAACGGTGGCCCCGACAATCCGCTCGGCGCCCGCGCCCTCTACCTCTACGAAGGCGGCCGCGACACGCTCTATCGTATCCACGGCACCAACGAGCCGGAGAAGATCGGCACCAACGTGTCGTCGGGCTGCATCCGCATGCGCAACATCGACATCGTCGATCTCTACAACCGCACGCCGGTTGGCGCGAAGGTGATCGTGCGCTGA
- a CDS encoding metallophosphoesterase, producing MAFVTRRGFLRAAGGGAALLGVGGYAFGVEPGLILTRTAYHMAPPGWPADLHLRIGVIADVHACEPWMPASRVRAICNKVNALNPDVVVLLGDYTGGHMMVTGPVMPEAWGEAMSVLRAPYGVYGVLGNHDLWHGALPNMPALNGDPVRKALRDAGVTVLENDAVRVVKDGHAFWIVGLADQLALRRSHHEFIGMDDLPGSLAQVTDDAPVILLAHEPYIFPQVPQRVVLTLSGHTHGGQVRLPEFIQPMMSQRVRWSQTYGHVEMNNRHMIVSAGLGTSLAPVRFMRPPEIVDVVLGTPPQIS from the coding sequence ATGGCATTTGTGACACGACGCGGCTTTCTCCGCGCCGCCGGTGGCGGTGCGGCGCTTCTTGGTGTGGGCGGTTATGCTTTCGGCGTTGAGCCTGGTTTAATCCTGACACGCACGGCCTATCACATGGCCCCGCCGGGTTGGCCGGCGGATTTGCATTTGCGCATCGGCGTCATCGCCGACGTGCACGCCTGCGAACCCTGGATGCCCGCCAGCCGCGTCCGCGCCATCTGTAACAAGGTGAATGCGCTTAACCCCGACGTCGTGGTCCTGCTCGGCGATTATACCGGCGGCCATATGATGGTGACCGGTCCGGTGATGCCGGAGGCCTGGGGCGAGGCGATGAGCGTGTTGCGCGCGCCCTATGGTGTCTATGGCGTGCTGGGCAATCACGATCTCTGGCATGGCGCTCTGCCGAACATGCCGGCGTTGAACGGCGATCCGGTACGCAAGGCGCTGCGCGATGCCGGCGTCACCGTGTTGGAAAACGATGCGGTGCGCGTGGTCAAGGATGGCCACGCCTTCTGGATCGTCGGGCTTGCCGATCAGCTGGCTTTACGGCGGAGCCATCACGAGTTTATCGGCATGGACGATCTGCCTGGCTCTCTGGCGCAGGTGACCGACGACGCACCGGTGATCCTGCTGGCGCACGAACCCTATATTTTCCCGCAGGTGCCGCAGCGCGTGGTGCTGACCTTGTCCGGCCATACCCACGGCGGCCAGGTCCGCTTGCCTGAGTTCATTCAGCCGATGATGAGCCAACGCGTGCGTTGGTCGCAGACCTATGGCCATGTGGAGATGAACAACAGACACATGATCGTCTCCGCCGGGCTTGGCACCTCGCTGGCGCCGGTGCGCTTCATGCGCCCGCCTGAGATCGTGGACGTGGTGCTCGGCACGCCGCCGCAGATCTCGTAA